A genomic region of Prionailurus bengalensis isolate Pbe53 chromosome D1, Fcat_Pben_1.1_paternal_pri, whole genome shotgun sequence contains the following coding sequences:
- the GDPD5 gene encoding glycerophosphodiester phosphodiesterase domain-containing protein 5 isoform X7 yields the protein MGYWSDWSVPILMTTAAAFTYIAGLLVLALCHIAVGQQMNLHWLHKMGLVVILVSTVVAMSAVAQLWEDEWEVLLISLQGTAPFLHVGALAAITALSWIVAGQFARAERSSSQVAILCIFFAMVFAFYLAPLTISSPCIMEKKDLGPKPALIGHRGAPMLAPEHTLMSFRKALEQKLYGLQADVTISLDGVPFLMHDTTLRRTTNVEEEFPELARRPASMLNWTILQRLNAGQWFLKTDPFWTASSLSPSDHREAQNQSICSLAELLELAKGNATLLLNLRDPPREHPYRGSFLNVTLEALLRSGFPQHQVMWLPNRQRPFVRKVAPGFQQTSGSKEAAASLRRGHIQRLNLRYTQVSRQELRDYASWNLSVNLYTVNAPWLFSLLWCAGVPSVTSDNSHTLSQVPSPLWIMPPDEYCLMWVTADLVSFSLIIGIFVLQNYHLIRWRLGGIRSYNPEQIMLSAAVRRTSRDVSIMKEKLIFSAEISDGMEVSDELSVCSDNSYDTYANSAPTPKDNRGSGSRTKTLTDRSGR from the exons ATGGGCTACTGGAGTGACTGGTCTGTGCCCATCCTCATGACCACAGCTGCTGCCTTCACCTACATCGCGGGCCTCCTG GTCCTGGCACTATGTCACATCGCCGTGGGGCAGCAGATGAACCTACACTGGCTGCACAAG ATGGGGCTGGTGGTCATCCTGGTGTCCACGGTGGTGGCCATGTCGGCCGTGGCCCAGCTGTGGGAGGACGAGTGGGAGGTGCTGCTGATCTCCCTGCag GGCACAGCGCCATTCCTGCATGTGGGGGCCCTGGCTGCCATCACCGCGCTCTCCTGGATTGTGGCAGGACAGTTCGCCCGTGCAGAGCGGTCCT CCTCCCAGGTGGCCATTCTCTGTATCTTCTTTGCCATGGTATTTGCCTTCTACCTGGCCCCTCTCACCATCTCATCTCCCTGCATCATGGAGAAAAAGGACCTGGGCCCCAAGCCTGCCCTCATTGGCCACCGTGGGGCTCCTATG CTGGCCCCAGAGCACACACTGATGTCCTTCCGGAAGGCCCTGGAGCAGAAGCTGTATGGGCTACAGGCTGATGTCACCATCAG CCTGGATGGCGTGCCCTTCCTCATGCATGACACCACCCTGCGGCGCACCACCAACGTGGAGGAGGAGTTTCCGGAGCTCGCCCGCAGGCCCGCCTCCATGCTGAACTGGACCATCCTGCAGAGGCTCAATGCCGGCCAGTGGTTTCTGAAG ACGGATCCCTTCTGGACGGCCAGCTCTCTGTCACCCTCCGACCACAGGGAGGCCCAGAACCAGTCCATCTGCAGCTTAGCAGAGCTCCTGGAGCTGGCCAAGGGCAATGCCACGCTGCTGCTCAACCTGCGTGACCCACCACGGGAGCACCCCTACCGTGGCAGCTTCCTCAATGTCACGCTGGAGGCCTTGCTGCGCTCTGGGTTCCCCCAGCACCAG GTCATGTGGCTGCCTAACAGGCAGAGGCCCTTCGTGCGGAAGGTGGCTCCTGGCTTCCAGCAGACATCAGGTTCCAAGGAGGCGGCCGCCAGCCTGCGGAGAGGCCACATCCAGAGGCTGAACCTGCGCTACACTCAGGTGTCCCGCCAGGAGCTCAG GGACTATGCGTCCTGGAACTTGAGTGTGAACCTCTACACGGTCAATGCACCGTGGCTCTTCTCTTTGCTGTGGTGTGCAGGAGTCCCATCTGTCACCTCCGACAACTCCCATACCCTGTCCCAGgtgccttcccctctctggaTCATG CCCCCGGACGAGTACTGTCTCATGTGGGTCACTGCAGACCTGGTCTCCTTCAGCCTCATCATTGGCATCTTCGTGCTCCAGAA CTATCACTTGATCAG gtggcgcctgggtggcattcGGAGCTACAACCCCGAGCAGATCATGCTGAGCGCTGCGGTGCGCCGGACCAGCCGGGATGTCAGCATCATGAAGGAGAAGCTCATCTTCTCAG CAGAGATCAGCGATGGCATGGAGGTTTCCGATGAGCTCTCTGTATGTTCAGACAACAGCTATGACACATATGCCAACAGCGCTCCCACCCCTAAGGACAACCGAGGGAGTGGCAGCCGCACCAAGACTCTCACAGACCGGAGTGGGCGTTAG